TACTCGCGTTCAAAATCGGCCGTCGCGGATAATTACGTCCGGATCTCCATAACACGGATACCCCAAACAACAATACTTGACGAGAACACGGTCAATTCATCATGAATTCCAGTTGTAATAACCTTTTTCTCCCACCTCAAACGATTGAGTTCCTCTTTCGAGTTCCACCGCACTTACTGAAAAATCATCGGCATGGGCGTTTCCAGAAAAGGGCAGTGCAGCCGAATGAGCCAAAACCGTCTTCAGTCCGCATATTTCCGTTATTCAACTAATGACGTCAAAAAAAACAAATTTTGCGATATTTTGTGAGAAGCCATACGCTTCATTAGAAGTTTGCTTACATTCAATTATCCAAACGACGGTCACGACTTTCAATGCACCGTGCCAATATCACGAAAGACGGCGTTCTCGACATCGATAACTACTCATCGCCATCAAGACCGATTTGCAGATCACTCGGAACACTATTTCCCTTGATCACAAGTAAATATGGATTAATTGCATCAGCTATATTACTTCATCGTTTTCGATAGAGAGCCCAGAAGAGATCTTCTGATGGGTATGGAAAAGAAATCCGATCAGGCATCAACCGCAGCAACTGAAGATCACCGAGGCGATACTTTAAGAGCGATTTAGCGTGAGTCCCACTTATCGACTTTAGGGTTCGGCCTGAATACACTTCGTCGAATCCCTCATTTCCCAGAAAGTCCTTCAACGATCGTCGCGAAAACCAATGAAGAACACTTGGCGGTGAATATTCGTGCCAGTGTTTTCCAAGGACCTTTGCAGTGATCGAATCTCGATCCCAAGTCTCGATCAATAGATGGCCATTTCGGTCGAGTATGCGTTTTGCATTCTTGAATGCGGTTTTTGGGTCGTGAAAATGGGCCACAACTTGGATCATCGTAATCAGATCGAATCTTTCCACGGAATCAAATGATTCGAGGTCTCCGGTCTGAATATCAAGACCGTACTCTGCTTTCCCCGAAGCGGCCATCGTGGCATTTGGCTCGAGTCCGATTCCTCGCCAGCCCTCCTCGATGAATCCCTGCAAAATAGAACCATTGGCCGCCCCGATATCGAGTAACCGGCCGGTTTTTAAGAATGTTTTCAGTTTTCTCGCATAACCTCGCCCTCGACGTACCAATCGAATGCTTTCGGCTGCATAGTCAGGGTATCCGGCGCCCCCGCCAGTAAAATACTCGTCCCCATAAACATCCATAATGTTTGAGGATCCCGATATGTATGGAGAAAATCGATGGCCGCAGATTTCGCAGTCGAGAATCGGGTAGTCTGCAACAACAAATCGAATGGTCGAAATTGAATCGCAAAGCGGACAATGAAATCTACTCATGAATTGCGTTTGAACCATACAGCGTGTTCAGACCTACCCAAAATCGAATAACGAGCATTTATCAATTCAAAGGCCCCCGGAGCATTGTTTCGGATCATTGACTCGCACCCCGGATCAATTACAAGGAACCAAGGCGTGCTCCTTTCCAGCTCGCTTTCAAAAATGAGCCATTGCTTGGCGACAAAAAACTCAGGCATCCATCCATTCGAACTGAAGGAAACCGGCACATCAAAGAGATAGTAATAAAGAGGATCACCACAAACAAAAAGCTGATCAGGCTCACCGGAAGAGAGTACAGATAAATAAGGATCCTCGAGAATTCGCGCATAATTTCGAATGTTGTCGCCCCTTCGCTCAAATATCTGAGACGGACTGACTAAACTTACGCTCGTTTCACGATTCTTCAAACGCTCCGCGTAAAAGATTGCGAGAAATCCAGTGATCAGACTGAGTCCGAACAAAAATGATAGAGGCCGTAATGAGCCGGCCGTAAGGAACGATGAA
The DNA window shown above is from Chloracidobacterium sp. and carries:
- a CDS encoding class I SAM-dependent methyltransferase; this encodes MDVYGDEYFTGGGAGYPDYAAESIRLVRRGRGYARKLKTFLKTGRLLDIGAANGSILQGFIEEGWRGIGLEPNATMAASGKAEYGLDIQTGDLESFDSVERFDLITMIQVVAHFHDPKTAFKNAKRILDRNGHLLIETWDRDSITAKVLGKHWHEYSPPSVLHWFSRRSLKDFLGNEGFDEVYSGRTLKSISGTHAKSLLKYRLGDLQLLRLMPDRISFPYPSEDLFWALYRKR